One genomic window of Glycine soja cultivar W05 chromosome 9, ASM419377v2, whole genome shotgun sequence includes the following:
- the LOC114368075 gene encoding FCS-Like Zinc finger 13-like: MLGKRPQPLIGKISELLVSGGRAAVLFDALGSPRSPFDMMNLKMQSPKGLKSYDLGGVGLGIVVALDKSSSEEQGHVCTSNSNRSVPIPVTNQRGFQKGVNEIPAGSSEDYTFVTYHVPNNKTITKVYYDGGEGGILTHGYYNINNNNNNNVGVGGVRRIPPTQTLIEEDEQSYPTSDFLSSCHLCRKNLDGKDIYMYRGEKAFCSNECRSRQISMDDERKERCRSEASRSVELSSSPYTARDQMFSTGIVAL; encoded by the exons ATGTTGGGGAAGAGGCCCCAGCCACTGATCGGAAAAATCTCCGAATTATTGGTCTCCGGCGGTCGTGCCGCCGTGCTTTTCGATGCCCTCGGAAGCCCTAGAAGCCCGTTTGACATGATGAACTTAAAGATGCAATCACCAAAGGGCCTAAAAAGCTATGACCTTGGTGGTGTTGGTCTAGGAATTGTGGTGGCCCTTGATAAATCATCATCCGAGGAACAAGGCCATGTTTGCACATCAAATTCAAACCGATCCGTACCAATCCCAGTTACTAACCAACGTGGGTTTCAAAAGGGTGTGAATGAAATTCCCGCTGGAAGCTCCGAGGATTACACGTTTGTGACATACCATGTACCTAACAACAAGACCATCACTAAGGTTTATTATGATGGCGGTGAAGGTGGAATTCTAACACATGGCtactataatattaataataataacaacaacaacgttGGTGTTGGTGGTGTTAGAAGAATCCCACCAACGCAAACTTTAATTGAAGAAGATGAACAGTCATATCCCACCTCGGATTTTCTAAGCTCGTGTCACTTGTGCCGAAAGAATCTCGATGGCAAAGACATATACATGTACAG AGGAGAGAAAGCATTTTGTAGCAACGAGTGCCGTTCAAGGCAAATATCGATGGACGATGAACGCAAAGAACGGTGTAGATCAGAAGCTTCAAGGTCTGTGGAGTTGTCAAGTTCACCATACACAGCAAGGGATCAAATGTTTTCAACTGGGATTGTTGCCCTTTAG